From one Candidatus Acididesulfobacter guangdongensis genomic stretch:
- a CDS encoding restriction endonuclease subunit S has product MKWKPYPKYKDSGVEWIGEVPEHWDVKIVKYTTYLKGRVGWKGLTSEEYQEDGYAYLVTGTDFLSKYIDWNKCHYVEQARYNDDPFIQLRNGDLLITKDGTIGKLALVEDLDEPACLNSGIFLVRPKNSYITEYFYWVLGSDVFAVFCDLSSLGSTIQHLYQNVFENFVFPVPSIPEQKSIAAFLDRETAKIDTLITKQERLIELLLERRKALISHAVTKGLDPNAKMKDSGVEWIGEIPKKWKLDKIKHNVLIMGKSGLPASEGKEEGLYPFFTSSREQNKFIDFAIFEDECLIMGNGGSASIHYINGKFSASNDCLVLKRQKNIIIKFLYYLIFSNIKTIDDLGFSGIGLRHLQKDFFYNMSIYLPATSEQLGIVSYIDRETTKIDTLIEKSHRSIKLLRERRKALISAAVTGKIDVREAGA; this is encoded by the coding sequence ATGAAATGGAAGCCATATCCTAAATACAAAGATTCCGGTGTAGAGTGGATTGGAGAAGTGCCAGAGCATTGGGATGTGAAGATAGTAAAGTACACGACGTACCTGAAAGGTCGCGTCGGTTGGAAGGGGCTGACATCGGAAGAGTATCAGGAAGACGGTTACGCGTATTTAGTCACTGGGACTGATTTTTTATCGAAGTATATTGATTGGAACAAGTGTCACTATGTTGAGCAGGCTCGCTACAATGATGACCCTTTTATACAATTACGCAATGGTGATTTGTTGATTACAAAAGATGGAACAATTGGAAAACTGGCGTTGGTCGAAGATTTAGATGAACCGGCTTGCTTGAACAGTGGGATTTTTCTGGTTCGCCCAAAGAACTCCTATATCACAGAGTATTTTTACTGGGTACTTGGTTCAGATGTATTCGCAGTATTTTGCGACTTGTCCAGTCTTGGGTCAACGATACAACACTTGTATCAAAACGTTTTTGAGAATTTCGTGTTTCCAGTACCGTCTATTCCGGAACAAAAATCCATTGCTGCATTCCTCGACCGCGAAACCGCGAAAATAGATACTCTCATAACTAAGCAGGAACGGCTAATTGAGCTTCTTCTGGAAAGGCGTAAGGCTCTTATTTCTCATGCAGTAACAAAAGGGCTTGACCCTAACGCAAAGATGAAAGATTCCGGTGTAGAGTGGATTGGAGAAATTCCAAAGAAATGGAAGCTCGATAAGATAAAACATAATGTTTTAATTATGGGAAAATCAGGATTGCCCGCTTCCGAAGGCAAAGAAGAAGGTTTATACCCTTTCTTTACATCAAGCAGGGAACAAAATAAATTTATTGATTTTGCAATTTTTGAAGATGAGTGTCTAATTATGGGAAACGGTGGTTCTGCTAGTATTCATTATATTAATGGAAAATTTTCTGCTTCAAATGATTGCTTAGTTTTAAAAAGACAAAAAAATATTATCATAAAATTTCTTTATTATTTAATATTTTCAAATATAAAAACAATTGACGATTTAGGGTTTAGCGGAATTGGACTGAGGCATCTTCAAAAAGATTTTTTTTATAATATGTCGATATATCTTCCGGCTACCTCAGAACAACTGGGTATTGTTTCCTATATCGACCGTGAAACCACCAAAATAGATACCCTTATCGAAAAATCACACCGTTCCATAAAACTATTGCGGGAACGCCGCAAGGCGCTGATTTCCGCGGCGGTAACCGGTAAAATCGACGTAAGGGAGGCAGGTGCATGA